In a genomic window of Zootoca vivipara chromosome 5, rZooViv1.1, whole genome shotgun sequence:
- the MORN4 gene encoding MORN repeat-containing protein 4, with protein sequence MTLTKGSFTYSSGEEYCGEWKEGRRHGVGQLTFADGSIYLGHFENGLFNGCGVLTFADGSRYEGEFVQGKFNGVGVFTRYDNMTFEGEFKGGRVDGFGLLTFPDGSHGIPRNEGFFENNKLLRREKCPAVVQRAQSASKLAHGLTA encoded by the exons ATGACCTTGACCAAGGGCTCCTTCACCTACTCCAGCGGGGAGGAATATTGTGGGGAGTGGAAGGAAG GGCGCCGGCATGGTGTTGGGCAGTTGACATTTGCTGATGGCAGCATTTACCTGGGACACTTTGAGAATGGTCTCTTCAATGGCTGTGGGGTGCTCACTTTTGCAGATGGCTCCAG GTATGAAGGGGAGTTTGTACAGGGGAAATTCAACGGCGTTGGAGTCTTCACACGGTATGACAACATGACCTTCGAGGGAGAATTCAAGGGTGGACGCGTTGATGGCTTTG GGCTTCTGACTTTTCCTGATGGCTCTCATGGAATCCCCCGCAATGAAGGCTTCTTTGAGAACAACAAACTCTTGCGACGGGAGAAGTGCCCGGCAGTGGTCCAGCGTGCTCAGAGTGCCTCTAAATTGGCGCATGGCCTCACAGCATGA
- the HOGA1 gene encoding 4-hydroxy-2-oxoglutarate aldolase, mitochondrial isoform X2, whose protein sequence is MVRVAVAARLLRLQWQKGPHLRPAGIGAGSAPRRFAAGASAATPSRRLDLRGIYPPLATPFTSQGEVDYSRLEENLRLYTGIPFRATRGTIEMTAQMADKGADAALVVTPCYFRGSMTSAALIHHYKQVAEASPIPVILYSVPANTNLELPTDVVLSLAQHPNIVGIKDSGGNITRLGLLVHRTQHEDFQVLGGSAGFLLASYIVGAAGAICALANVLGSPVCQIEQLCCAGSWDEARALQHRLIEPNIAVTSKFGVPGLKQAMEWFGFNGGFCRSPLLPLSEAQVRELRQDLSSNGWL, encoded by the exons ATGGTGCGGGTGGCTGTAGCTGCGCGGCTCCTGCGCCTGCAATGGCAGAAAGGCCCTCACCTGCGCCCCGCGGGGAttggggcgggcagcgcccccagGAGGTTTGCCGCGGGCGCCTCGGCAGCGACACCCTCCCGGCGCCTCGACCTGCGGGGCATCTACCCGCCCCTTGCCACCCCGTTCACCTCGCAGGGAGAGGTGGATTACAGCCGGCTGGAGGAGAACCTGCGCCTCTACACCGGGATTCCCTTCCGAG CAACTCGGGGCACCATCGAGATGACAGCACAAATGGCTGATAAGGGCGCAGATGCTGCTCTTGTGGTGACGCCTTGCTACTTCCGGGGAAGCATGACCAGTGCAGCCTTAATTCATCATTACAAACAG GTAGCTGAAGCATCTCCAATCCCTGTGATACTCTACAGCGTCCCAGCCAATACGAATCTGGAGCTGCCCACCGATGTGGTGCTCAGCCTAGCACAGCACCCCAACATTGTGGGGATCAAGGACAGTGGTGGCAAT ATCACCCGCCTCGGACTGCTCGTCCACAGGACCCAGCATGAGGACTTCCAGGTACTGGGAGGATCAGCTGGTTTTCTGCTGGCCAGTTACATTGTAG gtgctgctggagcGATTTGTGCCCTTGCCAATGTGCTTGGCTCTCCAGTCTGTCAGATTGAGCAACTGTGCTGTGCTGGAAGCTGGGATGAGGCCCGTGCACTGCAACACCGACTCATTGAGCCGAACATTGCG GTAACAAGCAAGTTTGGAGTCCCAGGCCTCAAACAGGCCATGGAATGGTTTGGTTTTAATGGGGGCTTCTGTCGCTCCCCCTTGCTCCCGCTAAGTGAGGCACAAGTGAGGGAGCTGCGCCAGGATCTCAGCTCCAACGGATGGCTCTGA
- the HOGA1 gene encoding 4-hydroxy-2-oxoglutarate aldolase, mitochondrial isoform X1, which yields MVRVAVAARLLRLQWQKGPHLRPAGIGAGSAPRRFAAGASAATPSRRLDLRGIYPPLATPFTSQGEVDYSRLEENLRLYTGIPFRGFLVQGSNGEFPYLTQQERLEVVRRVRQAMPKDKLLLAGTGCESTRGTIEMTAQMADKGADAALVVTPCYFRGSMTSAALIHHYKQVAEASPIPVILYSVPANTNLELPTDVVLSLAQHPNIVGIKDSGGNITRLGLLVHRTQHEDFQVLGGSAGFLLASYIVGAAGAICALANVLGSPVCQIEQLCCAGSWDEARALQHRLIEPNIAVTSKFGVPGLKQAMEWFGFNGGFCRSPLLPLSEAQVRELRQDLSSNGWL from the exons ATGGTGCGGGTGGCTGTAGCTGCGCGGCTCCTGCGCCTGCAATGGCAGAAAGGCCCTCACCTGCGCCCCGCGGGGAttggggcgggcagcgcccccagGAGGTTTGCCGCGGGCGCCTCGGCAGCGACACCCTCCCGGCGCCTCGACCTGCGGGGCATCTACCCGCCCCTTGCCACCCCGTTCACCTCGCAGGGAGAGGTGGATTACAGCCGGCTGGAGGAGAACCTGCGCCTCTACACCGGGATTCCCTTCCGAG gttTTTTGGTGCAGGGTTCCAATGGGGAATTTCCCTACCTGACTCAACAAGAACGCCTGGAAGTGGTGAGACGGGTGCGCCAAGCTATGCCCAAGGATAAGCTCCTGCTGGCTGGGACCGGATGTGAAT CAACTCGGGGCACCATCGAGATGACAGCACAAATGGCTGATAAGGGCGCAGATGCTGCTCTTGTGGTGACGCCTTGCTACTTCCGGGGAAGCATGACCAGTGCAGCCTTAATTCATCATTACAAACAG GTAGCTGAAGCATCTCCAATCCCTGTGATACTCTACAGCGTCCCAGCCAATACGAATCTGGAGCTGCCCACCGATGTGGTGCTCAGCCTAGCACAGCACCCCAACATTGTGGGGATCAAGGACAGTGGTGGCAAT ATCACCCGCCTCGGACTGCTCGTCCACAGGACCCAGCATGAGGACTTCCAGGTACTGGGAGGATCAGCTGGTTTTCTGCTGGCCAGTTACATTGTAG gtgctgctggagcGATTTGTGCCCTTGCCAATGTGCTTGGCTCTCCAGTCTGTCAGATTGAGCAACTGTGCTGTGCTGGAAGCTGGGATGAGGCCCGTGCACTGCAACACCGACTCATTGAGCCGAACATTGCG GTAACAAGCAAGTTTGGAGTCCCAGGCCTCAAACAGGCCATGGAATGGTTTGGTTTTAATGGGGGCTTCTGTCGCTCCCCCTTGCTCCCGCTAAGTGAGGCACAAGTGAGGGAGCTGCGCCAGGATCTCAGCTCCAACGGATGGCTCTGA
- the HOGA1 gene encoding 4-hydroxy-2-oxoglutarate aldolase, mitochondrial isoform X3, whose amino-acid sequence MVRVAVAARLLRLQWQKGPHLRPAGIGAGSAPRRFAAGASAATPSRRLDLRGIYPPLATPFTSQGEVDYSRLEENLRLYTGIPFRGFLVQGSNGEFPYLTQQERLEVVRRVRQAMPKDKLLLAGTGCESTRGTIEMTAQMADKGADAALVVTPCYFRGSMTSAALIHHYKQVAEASPIPVILYSVPANTNLELPTDVVLSLAQHPNIVGIKDSGGNITRLGLLVHRTQHEDFQVLLERFVPLPMCLALQSVRLSNCAVLEAGMRPVHCNTDSLSRTLR is encoded by the exons ATGGTGCGGGTGGCTGTAGCTGCGCGGCTCCTGCGCCTGCAATGGCAGAAAGGCCCTCACCTGCGCCCCGCGGGGAttggggcgggcagcgcccccagGAGGTTTGCCGCGGGCGCCTCGGCAGCGACACCCTCCCGGCGCCTCGACCTGCGGGGCATCTACCCGCCCCTTGCCACCCCGTTCACCTCGCAGGGAGAGGTGGATTACAGCCGGCTGGAGGAGAACCTGCGCCTCTACACCGGGATTCCCTTCCGAG gttTTTTGGTGCAGGGTTCCAATGGGGAATTTCCCTACCTGACTCAACAAGAACGCCTGGAAGTGGTGAGACGGGTGCGCCAAGCTATGCCCAAGGATAAGCTCCTGCTGGCTGGGACCGGATGTGAAT CAACTCGGGGCACCATCGAGATGACAGCACAAATGGCTGATAAGGGCGCAGATGCTGCTCTTGTGGTGACGCCTTGCTACTTCCGGGGAAGCATGACCAGTGCAGCCTTAATTCATCATTACAAACAG GTAGCTGAAGCATCTCCAATCCCTGTGATACTCTACAGCGTCCCAGCCAATACGAATCTGGAGCTGCCCACCGATGTGGTGCTCAGCCTAGCACAGCACCCCAACATTGTGGGGATCAAGGACAGTGGTGGCAAT ATCACCCGCCTCGGACTGCTCGTCCACAGGACCCAGCATGAGGACTTCCAG gtgctgctggagcGATTTGTGCCCTTGCCAATGTGCTTGGCTCTCCAGTCTGTCAGATTGAGCAACTGTGCTGTGCTGGAAGCTGGGATGAGGCCCGTGCACTGCAACACCGACTCATTGAGCCGAACATTGCG GTAA